The DNA region GTTCTTCGCATCGCGCAGGGCGACCGGAACGTTGAGGCGGCGCAGGGCGCGACGGGTCTTCACGCAGAACGGGCAGGCGTGAAACTGGTACAACGTCAGCTCCCTGGCTGCTTCGTTGACAGCCGCCTGAGCCTGAGGATCACGCTTTTTCCTGCTCGGGCGAGTCAGGAAGTCGATGCCGATGACGAGTTGGCCAAGGCCGACTCTTAACGCTTTCATGAACACGGTCATACCTTTTGCGGGCAGTGGCAGAAATCCGTCGGGCGTTCAGCGTGCGTCATGGCACGTGAACGCGGGCTGAACGGGTCACTTGATCAGG from Pseudomonas syringae includes:
- a CDS encoding glutaredoxin family protein encodes the protein MTVFMKALRVGLGQLVIGIDFLTRPSRKKRDPQAQAAVNEAARELTLYQFHACPFCVKTRRALRRLNVPVALRDAKNNELDRETLLKEGGRIKVPCLRIEEAGKTVWMYESNVIIDYLDRRFGAI